In one Bactrocera tryoni isolate S06 chromosome 5, CSIRO_BtryS06_freeze2, whole genome shotgun sequence genomic region, the following are encoded:
- the LOC120776702 gene encoding large proline-rich protein BAG6 isoform X5, giving the protein MLINLRVKTLDAQTHDFSIDNELTIREFKDKIAEKTNISADQQRIIYCGRVLADEKQLKEYDVDGKVVHVAERPPPSQRGPSSSNSSSNDTPNTRERTNNRGMRNSPLFRALDGMVVGTMAIPMNPVQNNGQQQVNPFAASSSFCMNRITVARHMLDCANNIAAYLEDPERGLNNASLDILARGSWTMESTVVEVGFTAADLPQNQNIVEMVQDAVSAALRRNSNTNVTVVQLPTVFGSNEGEAAATNGAEGVANMDATESNASVDADVDADGDADAAAAVIIEDVIDDAYEGVAANLSLASDTTGTSSTNNTTSSTNTTSDASTTDISSASTTTGTNTEENPSRRRTNTRVLAEVVEQMRTVQTRLNPFIQQFYELLNNDPTYEEENTTDRDNAQRLYNRVSEALHYMSHAQHAISDLMLDVSQPAPRFLTCRPILVEQSGYVSSNNYLSAAAAAAAAAASGNNQQRPRSRTTFISPRRDHAVTITTLSPPTTASGNANSTASGNTPVTAEAGNSSGYVNSNNYLSAAAAAAATAATGNNQHRSRSRATFISPRRDHAITILSPPTTASGNANSTAGGNTAVAAEAGNNSGGSSSAGSGGADGSAYNNRNSNSTTASASGSGSGSSIDDPVDEPLTNPNATSTAAAANAATQSNDDSAIEIMLQPRRGLYFGNNPQVQMSRLIQAMVNSAPINTELHVQILPPTILSVPVNARDGNNGNGEQQQRANAATTSDATATAATNNSNNNANANATGSSSGSGSGANANNNHSNNAAPAAGIVLNPNSGYRPVSASLAIGTLPTTSTQTRSTSRPQLQIGGLPANGWNGRFIPANMMSSFDRFLPCNSHHIREPENGNNSNAANASAPSNGNGNANANANASMNNATPHIISGAPSGTTRTNAPAPPPRPALPFFSLRNLISGQNRNTPTAPAAPSTSGTAAAAAASSSASSSAANTDNYRRNLRTQLQNFVNQRIFGGGPINEETMSPAVNRAVDWFGESLELLPQYEKPEYDSRHSVVKLLRHMLPLFIEIVRDEQSNLAAFEQRIKRACEDFVKRLYSVLYVCVGRNNAQQYWVQLMRLLWVPTRSYFRGEALRFLSMYINTVNPSNTDTADVQQYIVHRDVPSVAQSDAESFVTPPQPFNLQPLETDVEMVEVASTSEANPHSQFSIDIDDADADDDVELELAPAEPLPNVNAGSEPWHRNFPTDWLPIITRDLHTQSANPPNQTPFSDAYISGMSAKRRKMIQNNKPPTDINALVARSVRKAIQTVGPRASTTAAAESLTAEEITEAIANDATVHTSFRDAVRTNVRERLQKDTNYKAEKFPHTAKFVNK; this is encoded by the exons atgttaataaatttaagagTAAAAACGCTCGATGCTCAAACGCATGACTTTAGTATTGATAATGAG TTGACTATTCGCGAATTTAAGGACAAAATCGCTGAGAAAACCAACATTTCCGCTGACCAACAACGTATCATTTATTGTGGTCGTGTTCTTGCCGATGAGAAACAATTGAAAGAATACG ATGTTGATGGAAAAGTGGTTCACGTGGCTGAGCGTCCACCGCCATCACAGCGTGGTCCCTCTTCTTCCAATTCATCTTCGAACGATACACCCAACACACGTGAACGCACCAACAATCGCGGAATGCGGAATTCTCCTTTGTTTAGAGCACTAGACGGCATGGTTGTTGGAACTATGGCAATACCAATGAATCCTGTT CAAAATAACGGGCAACAGCAGGTAAATCCATTTGCTGCTTCTTCGTCATTTTGTATGAACCGCATAACAGTGGCCCGGCATATGTTAGACTGTGCAAATAATATTGCCGCCTATTTGGAAGATCCGGAGCGG GGTCTTAATAACGCCTCTTTGGATATTTTGGCGCGAGGCAGCTGGACCATGGAATCCACTGTAGTTGAAGTGGGTTTTACCGCTGCTGATTTgccacaaaatcaaaatattgtgGAAATGGTACAAGATGCTGTCTCAGCAGCGTTACGTCGCAACAGCAACACAAACGTAACTGTAGTGCAATTACCCACAGTCTTTGGTTCCAACGAGGGTGAAGCTGCCGCCACGAATGGTGCCGAAGGTGTGGCAAATATGGATGCAACTGAGAGTAATGCTTCTGTTGATGCGGATGTGGATGCTGACGGCGATGCCGATGCTGCCGCTGCTGTTATTATAGAAGATGTTATTGATGATGCTTACGAAGGAGTTGCTGCTAATCTTAGCCTTGCTTCCGACACTACTGGCACCAGCTCTACTAATAATACCACATCATCTACTAACACAACATCTGATGCATCTACAACAGACATCTCGAGTGCATCTACAACAACTGGTACAAACACGGAGGAGAATCCCTCACGTCGCCGCACCAACACACGAGTTTTGGCGGAAGTGGTCGAACAAATGCGCACTGTACAGACTCGTCTCAATCCTTTCATACAGCAATTCTACGAATTGTTAAATAATGATCCAACATACGAGGAAGAG AATACAACCGATCGCGATAATGCACAGCGGCTTTACAATCGCGTTTCCGAGGCGCTACACTATATGTCGCATGCCCAGCATGCCATATCCGATTTGATGTTGGACGTATCACAGCCAGCACCGCGTTTTCTCACTTGTCGCCCGATATTGGTTGAGCAAAGCGGTTATGTTAGCTCCAATAATTATTTATCCGCTGCTGCAGCGgctgccgctgccgccgccTCTGGTAATAATCAACAGCGTCCTCGTTCGCGCACCACCTTTATATCACCACGTCGCGATCATGCTGTCACCATAACAACCCTTTCACCACCTACCACTGCAAGCGGTAATGCCAATAGTACAGCAAGTGGCAATACTCCTGTTACTGCCGAAGCAGGCAACAGCAGTGGTTATGTTAATTCCAATAATTATTTATCAGCTGCTGCAGCGGCTGCCGCTACCGCCGCCACTGGTAATAATCAACATCGTTCACGTTCACGCGCCACCTTTATATCACCACGTCGGGATCATGCTATCACCATCCTCTCACCACCGACTACTGCAAGCGGTAATGCTAATAGTACAGCAGGTGGCAATACTGCTGTTGCTGCCGAAGCCGGCAACAATAGTGGTGGTAGTAGCAGTGCTGGCAGCGGTGGCGCGGATGGTAGCGCCTATAATAATCGTAATAGCAACAGCACAACTGCAAGCGCAAGTGGCAGTGGCAGTGGTAGTTCTATTGATGATCCGGTTGATGAACCATTAACCAATCCGAATGCGACGAGTACAGCGGCAGCAGCGAATGCGGCCACGCAAAGCAACG ATGATAGTGCCATAGAGATTATGCTCCAACCGAGACGCGGATTGTATTTTGGCA ATAACCCACAGGTGCAAATGTCACGCCTTATTCAGGCTATGGTGAATTCCGCGCCCATTAACACTGAACTGCATGTGCAAATCCTACCACCCACCATATTAAGTGTGCCAGTGAATGCGCGTGATGGGAACAATGGCAATGGTGAGCAGCAGCAACGTGCAAACGCTGCCACAACCTCAGACGCCACAGCAACAGCTGCTAcgaataatagcaacaacaatgcaaatgCCAATGCAACAGGTAGCAGCAGTGGCAGCGGTAGCGGCGCTAATGCCAACAATAATCATAGCAACAATGCAGCACCAGCCGCTGGCATAGTTTTGAATCCTAATAGCGGTTATCGTCCCGTTTCCGCTTCATTGGCAATTGGCACGCTGCCAACCACATCCACACAAACACGTTCAACATCGCGCCCGCAACTGCAGATCGGCGGCCTACCGGCCAACGGTTGGAATGGTCGCTTTATACCAGCCAATATGATGTCGTCGTTCGATCGTTTCCTACCATGCAATAGTCACCACATTCGGGAGCCCGAGAACGGTAATAATAGCAACGCCGCTAATGCCAGTGCCCCTTCGAATGGCAACGGCAACGccaatgcaaatgcaaatgcttCCATGAATAACGCAACGCCGCACATAATAA GCGGTGCGCCCTCAGGTACCACGCGCACCAATGCACCGGCACCGCCACCGCGACCAGCCCTCCCTTTCTTCTCGTTGCGTAACTTAATATCTGGCCAAAATCGCAATACTCCGACAGCTCCAGCTGCGCCATCCACATCCGGCACCGCTGCAGCCGCCGCCGCCTCCTCCTCGGCTTCCTCCAGTGCAGCTAACACCGACAACTACCGGCGCAATTTGCGCACTCAGCTACAGAATTTCGTTAATCAGCGCATCTTCGGCGGTGGTCCAATCAACGAGGAGACCATGTCACCGGCGGTTAATCGCGCCGTCGATTGGTTTGGTGAATCACTGGAATTGTTGCCACAATATGAGAAGCCCGAGTATGACTCGCGGCACTCGGTCGTGAAGCTTTTGCGACACATGCTGCCGCTATTCATCGAAATCGTGCGCGATGAGCAGAGCAATTTGGCGGCGTTCGAGCAGCGCATCAAACGTGCTTGCGAAGACTTCGTTAAACGTCTGTACAGCgtgttatatgtgtgtgtgggccGCAATAATGCCCAACAATATTGGGTACAATTGATGCGTTTACTCTGGGTGCCGACGCGGTCAT atTTCCGAGGTGAAGCTCTACGTTTCTTAAGCATGTACATTAACACAGTGAATCCATCCAACACGGACACAGCTGATGTACAACAATATATTGTACATAGAGATGTACCCAGCGTGGCGCAATCAGATGCA GAGTCATTCGTAACTCCACCGCAACCTTTCAATTTACAGCCCCTGGAAACCGATGTCGAAATGGTCGAAGTGGCGTCTACATCCGAAGCAAACCCGCATAGTCAATTCTCAATAGACATCGACGACGCCGACGCCGACGACGATGTAGAACTCGAACTTGCGCCTGCCGAACCATTACCCAACGTTAACGCCGGCTCCGAGCCGTGGCATAGAAATTTCCCCACTGACTGGTTGCCGATCATAACACGTGATCTACATACACAAAGTGCA AATCCGCCAAATCAGACACCGTTCTCGGATGCGTACATATCAGGCATGTCGGCCAAACGAAGGAAAATGATACAGAACAACAAACCGCCAACCGATATCAACGCACTCGTAGCACGCAGTGTGCGCAAAGCCATACAGACTGTGGGACCACGCGCGTCCACGACAGCCGCAGCGGAATCACTAACGGCCGAGGAAATCACAGAAGCAATCGCCAACGATGCGACGGTGCACACTTCATTTAGGGATGCGGTGCGTACGAATGTGCGCGAACGCTTGCAGAAAGACACCAATTACAAAGCTGAGAAATTTCCGCATACCGCAAAGTTCGTTAACAAATAG
- the LOC120776702 gene encoding large proline-rich protein bag6-B isoform X3, whose product MLINLRVKTLDAQTHDFSIDNELTIREFKDKIAEKTNISADQQRIIYCGRVLADEKQLKEYDVDGKVVHVAERPPPSQRGPSSSNSSSNDTPNTRERTNNRGMRNSPLFRALDGMVVGTMAIPMNPVQNNGQQQVNPFAASSSFCMNRITVARHMLDCANNIAAYLEDPERGLNNASLDILARGSWTMESTVVEVGFTAADLPQNQNIVEMVQDAVSAALRRNSNTNVTVVQLPTVFGSNEGEAAATNGAEGVANMDATESNASVDADVDADGDADAAAAVIIEDVIDDAYEGVAANLSLASDTTGTSSTNNTTSSTNTTSDASTTDISSASTTTGTNTEENPSRRRTNTRVLAEVVEQMRTVQTRLNPFIQQFYELLNNDPTYEEENTTDRDNAQRLYNRVSEALHYMSHAQHAISDLMLDVSQPAPRFLTCRPILVEQSGYVSSNNYLSAAAAAAAAAASGNNQQRPRSRTTFISPRRDHAVTITTLSPPTTASGNANSTASGNTPVTAEAGNSSGYVNSNNYLSAAAAAAATAATGNNQHRSRSRATFISPRRDHAITILSPPTTASGNANSTAGGNTAVAAEAGNNSGGSSSAGSGGADGSAYNNRNSNSTTASASGSGSGSSIDDPVDEPLTNPNATSTAAAANAATQSNDNPQVQMSRLIQAMVNSAPINTELHVQILPPTILSVPVNARDGNNGNGEQQQRANAATTSDATATAATNNSNNNANANATGSSSGSGSGANANNNHSNNAAPAAGIVLNPNSGYRPVSASLAIGTLPTTSTQTRSTSRPQLQIGGLPANGWNGRFIPANMMSSFDRFLPCNSHHIREPENGNNSNAANASAPSNGNGNANANANASMNNATPHIITTNTINPHSLRAFADLLPNVRSTPTVGGAPSGTTRTNAPAPPPRPALPFFSLRNLISGQNRNTPTAPAAPSTSGTAAAAAASSSASSSAANTDNYRRNLRTQLQNFVNQRIFGGGPINEETMSPAVNRAVDWFGESLELLPQYEKPEYDSRHSVVKLLRHMLPLFIEIVRDEQSNLAAFEQRIKRACEDFVKRLYSVLYVCVGRNNAQQYWVQLMRLLWVPTRSYFRGEALRFLSMYINTVNPSNTDTADVQQYIVHRDVPSVAQSDAESFVTPPQPFNLQPLETDVEMVEVASTSEANPHSQFSIDIDDADADDDVELELAPAEPLPNVNAGSEPWHRNFPTDWLPIITRDLHTQSANPPNQTPFSDAYISGMSAKRRKMIQNNKPPTDINALVARSVRKAIQTVGPRASTTAAAESLTAEEITEAIANDATVHTSFRDAVRTNVRERLQKDTNYKAEKFPHTAKFVNK is encoded by the exons atgttaataaatttaagagTAAAAACGCTCGATGCTCAAACGCATGACTTTAGTATTGATAATGAG TTGACTATTCGCGAATTTAAGGACAAAATCGCTGAGAAAACCAACATTTCCGCTGACCAACAACGTATCATTTATTGTGGTCGTGTTCTTGCCGATGAGAAACAATTGAAAGAATACG ATGTTGATGGAAAAGTGGTTCACGTGGCTGAGCGTCCACCGCCATCACAGCGTGGTCCCTCTTCTTCCAATTCATCTTCGAACGATACACCCAACACACGTGAACGCACCAACAATCGCGGAATGCGGAATTCTCCTTTGTTTAGAGCACTAGACGGCATGGTTGTTGGAACTATGGCAATACCAATGAATCCTGTT CAAAATAACGGGCAACAGCAGGTAAATCCATTTGCTGCTTCTTCGTCATTTTGTATGAACCGCATAACAGTGGCCCGGCATATGTTAGACTGTGCAAATAATATTGCCGCCTATTTGGAAGATCCGGAGCGG GGTCTTAATAACGCCTCTTTGGATATTTTGGCGCGAGGCAGCTGGACCATGGAATCCACTGTAGTTGAAGTGGGTTTTACCGCTGCTGATTTgccacaaaatcaaaatattgtgGAAATGGTACAAGATGCTGTCTCAGCAGCGTTACGTCGCAACAGCAACACAAACGTAACTGTAGTGCAATTACCCACAGTCTTTGGTTCCAACGAGGGTGAAGCTGCCGCCACGAATGGTGCCGAAGGTGTGGCAAATATGGATGCAACTGAGAGTAATGCTTCTGTTGATGCGGATGTGGATGCTGACGGCGATGCCGATGCTGCCGCTGCTGTTATTATAGAAGATGTTATTGATGATGCTTACGAAGGAGTTGCTGCTAATCTTAGCCTTGCTTCCGACACTACTGGCACCAGCTCTACTAATAATACCACATCATCTACTAACACAACATCTGATGCATCTACAACAGACATCTCGAGTGCATCTACAACAACTGGTACAAACACGGAGGAGAATCCCTCACGTCGCCGCACCAACACACGAGTTTTGGCGGAAGTGGTCGAACAAATGCGCACTGTACAGACTCGTCTCAATCCTTTCATACAGCAATTCTACGAATTGTTAAATAATGATCCAACATACGAGGAAGAG AATACAACCGATCGCGATAATGCACAGCGGCTTTACAATCGCGTTTCCGAGGCGCTACACTATATGTCGCATGCCCAGCATGCCATATCCGATTTGATGTTGGACGTATCACAGCCAGCACCGCGTTTTCTCACTTGTCGCCCGATATTGGTTGAGCAAAGCGGTTATGTTAGCTCCAATAATTATTTATCCGCTGCTGCAGCGgctgccgctgccgccgccTCTGGTAATAATCAACAGCGTCCTCGTTCGCGCACCACCTTTATATCACCACGTCGCGATCATGCTGTCACCATAACAACCCTTTCACCACCTACCACTGCAAGCGGTAATGCCAATAGTACAGCAAGTGGCAATACTCCTGTTACTGCCGAAGCAGGCAACAGCAGTGGTTATGTTAATTCCAATAATTATTTATCAGCTGCTGCAGCGGCTGCCGCTACCGCCGCCACTGGTAATAATCAACATCGTTCACGTTCACGCGCCACCTTTATATCACCACGTCGGGATCATGCTATCACCATCCTCTCACCACCGACTACTGCAAGCGGTAATGCTAATAGTACAGCAGGTGGCAATACTGCTGTTGCTGCCGAAGCCGGCAACAATAGTGGTGGTAGTAGCAGTGCTGGCAGCGGTGGCGCGGATGGTAGCGCCTATAATAATCGTAATAGCAACAGCACAACTGCAAGCGCAAGTGGCAGTGGCAGTGGTAGTTCTATTGATGATCCGGTTGATGAACCATTAACCAATCCGAATGCGACGAGTACAGCGGCAGCAGCGAATGCGGCCACGCAAAGCAACG ATAACCCACAGGTGCAAATGTCACGCCTTATTCAGGCTATGGTGAATTCCGCGCCCATTAACACTGAACTGCATGTGCAAATCCTACCACCCACCATATTAAGTGTGCCAGTGAATGCGCGTGATGGGAACAATGGCAATGGTGAGCAGCAGCAACGTGCAAACGCTGCCACAACCTCAGACGCCACAGCAACAGCTGCTAcgaataatagcaacaacaatgcaaatgCCAATGCAACAGGTAGCAGCAGTGGCAGCGGTAGCGGCGCTAATGCCAACAATAATCATAGCAACAATGCAGCACCAGCCGCTGGCATAGTTTTGAATCCTAATAGCGGTTATCGTCCCGTTTCCGCTTCATTGGCAATTGGCACGCTGCCAACCACATCCACACAAACACGTTCAACATCGCGCCCGCAACTGCAGATCGGCGGCCTACCGGCCAACGGTTGGAATGGTCGCTTTATACCAGCCAATATGATGTCGTCGTTCGATCGTTTCCTACCATGCAATAGTCACCACATTCGGGAGCCCGAGAACGGTAATAATAGCAACGCCGCTAATGCCAGTGCCCCTTCGAATGGCAACGGCAACGccaatgcaaatgcaaatgcttCCATGAATAACGCAACGCCGCACATAATAA CCACGAATACGATCAATCCACACTCTCTACGCGCATTTGCCGATCTCTTGCCAAATGTACGTTCCACACCGACAGTAGGCGGTGCGCCCTCAGGTACCACGCGCACCAATGCACCGGCACCGCCACCGCGACCAGCCCTCCCTTTCTTCTCGTTGCGTAACTTAATATCTGGCCAAAATCGCAATACTCCGACAGCTCCAGCTGCGCCATCCACATCCGGCACCGCTGCAGCCGCCGCCGCCTCCTCCTCGGCTTCCTCCAGTGCAGCTAACACCGACAACTACCGGCGCAATTTGCGCACTCAGCTACAGAATTTCGTTAATCAGCGCATCTTCGGCGGTGGTCCAATCAACGAGGAGACCATGTCACCGGCGGTTAATCGCGCCGTCGATTGGTTTGGTGAATCACTGGAATTGTTGCCACAATATGAGAAGCCCGAGTATGACTCGCGGCACTCGGTCGTGAAGCTTTTGCGACACATGCTGCCGCTATTCATCGAAATCGTGCGCGATGAGCAGAGCAATTTGGCGGCGTTCGAGCAGCGCATCAAACGTGCTTGCGAAGACTTCGTTAAACGTCTGTACAGCgtgttatatgtgtgtgtgggccGCAATAATGCCCAACAATATTGGGTACAATTGATGCGTTTACTCTGGGTGCCGACGCGGTCAT atTTCCGAGGTGAAGCTCTACGTTTCTTAAGCATGTACATTAACACAGTGAATCCATCCAACACGGACACAGCTGATGTACAACAATATATTGTACATAGAGATGTACCCAGCGTGGCGCAATCAGATGCA GAGTCATTCGTAACTCCACCGCAACCTTTCAATTTACAGCCCCTGGAAACCGATGTCGAAATGGTCGAAGTGGCGTCTACATCCGAAGCAAACCCGCATAGTCAATTCTCAATAGACATCGACGACGCCGACGCCGACGACGATGTAGAACTCGAACTTGCGCCTGCCGAACCATTACCCAACGTTAACGCCGGCTCCGAGCCGTGGCATAGAAATTTCCCCACTGACTGGTTGCCGATCATAACACGTGATCTACATACACAAAGTGCA AATCCGCCAAATCAGACACCGTTCTCGGATGCGTACATATCAGGCATGTCGGCCAAACGAAGGAAAATGATACAGAACAACAAACCGCCAACCGATATCAACGCACTCGTAGCACGCAGTGTGCGCAAAGCCATACAGACTGTGGGACCACGCGCGTCCACGACAGCCGCAGCGGAATCACTAACGGCCGAGGAAATCACAGAAGCAATCGCCAACGATGCGACGGTGCACACTTCATTTAGGGATGCGGTGCGTACGAATGTGCGCGAACGCTTGCAGAAAGACACCAATTACAAAGCTGAGAAATTTCCGCATACCGCAAAGTTCGTTAACAAATAG